The following proteins are co-located in the Cupriavidus pauculus genome:
- a CDS encoding AraC family transcriptional regulator yields the protein MTGLSATVPISVVNGFLSGADPAAIARLAERSGIAHALLREPGARVTQEQFATLYRLLAMELDDEMPGIFSRPLRNGVLKFLGLSLLDAPRLEVALHRFGQFFHLILDEFRLTLRREAGAGHVELVANPDGPGVSVLGCELMLKLVHGMASWLIRQRILLHGAEFSFPLPPQSSDHLYLFPGPVHFDRPRTRISFDAAYLDLPIRQRKPDLETFLARAPEDWIFVAFAEQLTCHRVRQHLADCLPASPTIDAVAQALHHSVRTLCRRLAAEGTTFQAIKDEVRRDIAIQRLTRSEDSIAEIAYDVGFDNPTAFHRAFRHWTGSTPNAYRRPL from the coding sequence TTGACTGGCCTCTCCGCTACCGTTCCCATCTCCGTCGTCAACGGCTTCCTGTCCGGCGCGGACCCGGCTGCGATTGCGCGGCTGGCCGAGCGCTCGGGCATCGCCCACGCGCTGCTGCGCGAGCCGGGCGCCCGGGTGACGCAGGAGCAGTTCGCCACGCTCTACCGGCTGCTGGCGATGGAGCTCGATGACGAGATGCCGGGCATCTTCAGCCGGCCGCTGCGCAACGGGGTGCTCAAGTTCCTGGGCCTGAGCCTGCTCGACGCGCCCCGGCTGGAAGTGGCGCTGCACCGGTTCGGCCAGTTCTTCCACCTGATCCTGGACGAGTTCCGCCTGACGCTGCGGCGCGAGGCGGGCGCCGGGCACGTGGAACTCGTCGCCAATCCCGACGGCCCCGGCGTAAGCGTGCTGGGCTGCGAGCTGATGCTGAAGCTGGTGCACGGCATGGCGTCGTGGCTGATCCGGCAACGCATCCTGCTGCATGGCGCCGAGTTCTCGTTTCCGCTGCCGCCGCAGAGCAGCGACCACCTGTACCTGTTTCCCGGCCCGGTTCATTTCGACCGCCCCCGCACGCGGATCAGCTTCGATGCCGCGTACCTGGACCTGCCCATCCGCCAGCGCAAGCCGGACCTGGAAACCTTCCTGGCGCGGGCGCCCGAGGACTGGATCTTCGTTGCCTTTGCCGAGCAACTGACCTGCCACCGCGTGCGCCAGCACCTGGCCGACTGCCTGCCCGCGTCGCCGACGATCGACGCCGTGGCGCAGGCGCTGCACCACTCGGTGCGCACGCTGTGCCGTCGCCTGGCGGCCGAAGGCACGACGTTCCAGGCCATCAAGGACGAAGTGCGGCGCGACATCGCCATCCAGAGGCTGACGCGGTCCGAGGACTCCATCGCCGAGATCGCCTACGACGTCGGCTTCGACAATCCCACCGCCTTCCACCGCGCATTCCGCCACTGGACGGGCAGCACGCCCAACGCCTACCGCCGGCCGCTCTGA
- a CDS encoding carbohydrate ABC transporter permease, producing MLPTALLLVVFLTYPLGLGVWLGFTDAKIGRPGAWIGLDNFTYLAGDSVTQLALFNTIFYTLVASVLKFALGLWLALLLNRNLPFKSFFRAVVLLPWIVPTALSALAFWWIYDAQFSVISWTLVKLGLIDRYIDFLGDPWLARLSTIAANVWRGIPFVAISLLAGLQTIPPSLYEAASIDGVTPWQQFRYVTLPLLTPIIAVVMTFSVLFTFTDFQLIYVLTRGGPLNATHLMATLSFQRAIPGGSLGEGAALATMMVPFLLAAILFSYFGLQRRAWQQGGDK from the coding sequence ATGCTGCCCACCGCGCTGCTGCTGGTGGTCTTCCTGACCTACCCGCTCGGGCTGGGCGTCTGGCTGGGCTTCACCGATGCCAAGATCGGCCGGCCCGGCGCCTGGATCGGGCTCGATAACTTCACCTACCTGGCGGGCGATTCGGTCACCCAGCTCGCGCTCTTCAACACCATCTTCTACACGCTGGTGGCCAGCGTGCTGAAGTTCGCGCTCGGGCTCTGGCTGGCGCTGCTGCTGAACCGCAACCTGCCGTTCAAGTCGTTCTTCCGCGCCGTGGTGCTGCTGCCGTGGATCGTGCCGACGGCCCTGTCCGCGCTGGCGTTCTGGTGGATCTACGACGCGCAGTTCTCGGTCATCAGCTGGACGCTGGTCAAGCTGGGCCTGATCGACCGCTACATCGACTTCCTGGGCGACCCATGGCTGGCGCGCCTGTCGACGATTGCCGCCAACGTCTGGCGCGGCATCCCGTTCGTGGCCATCTCGCTGCTGGCCGGGCTGCAGACCATCCCGCCGTCGCTGTACGAGGCGGCGTCCATCGACGGCGTCACGCCGTGGCAGCAGTTCCGCTACGTCACGCTGCCGCTGCTGACGCCGATCATCGCCGTGGTGATGACGTTCTCGGTGCTGTTCACGTTCACGGACTTCCAGCTCATCTACGTGCTCACGCGCGGCGGCCCGCTCAACGCCACGCACCTGATGGCCACGCTGTCGTTCCAGCGCGCCATCCCCGGCGGCTCGCTGGGCGAAGGCGCGGCGCTGGCGACGATGATGGTGCCGTTCCTGCTGGCGGCCATCCTGTTCTCGTACTTCGGGCTCCAGCGGCGTGCCTGGCAACAGGGAGGCGACAAATGA
- a CDS encoding carbohydrate ABC transporter permease gives MKAAENESQGMEYLQSVPRRWVTLYIPIGIFLFVLLFPFYWMGITAFKPDGELLMQTANPFVVMAPTLAHFKKLLFNTPYPAWLLNTVIVSTVSTFASLAASVLAAYAIERLRFQGARQTGLAIFLAYLIPPSILFIPLASIVFQLGLFDTRWALILTYPTFLIPFCTWLLMGYFRSIPYELEECALIDGATRWEILVKIILPLAVPGLISAGIFAFTLSWNEFIYALTFISSSEVKTVPVGIVTELVEGDVYHWGALMAGALLGSLPVAVVYSFFVEYYVSGMTGAVKE, from the coding sequence ATGAAGGCGGCCGAGAACGAATCGCAAGGCATGGAGTACCTGCAGTCGGTGCCCCGGCGCTGGGTGACGCTCTACATCCCCATCGGCATCTTCCTGTTCGTGCTGCTGTTTCCGTTCTACTGGATGGGCATCACGGCGTTCAAGCCCGACGGCGAACTGCTGATGCAGACCGCCAACCCGTTCGTGGTGATGGCGCCGACGCTGGCGCATTTCAAGAAACTGCTATTCAACACGCCCTATCCGGCGTGGCTGCTGAACACGGTCATCGTGTCGACGGTATCGACGTTCGCGTCGCTGGCGGCCAGCGTGCTGGCGGCCTACGCCATCGAGCGGCTGCGCTTTCAGGGCGCGCGGCAGACCGGGCTGGCCATCTTCCTGGCCTACCTGATCCCGCCGTCGATCCTGTTCATCCCGCTGGCGTCCATCGTGTTCCAGCTTGGCCTGTTCGACACGCGCTGGGCGCTGATCCTGACCTACCCCACCTTCCTGATCCCGTTCTGCACATGGCTGCTGATGGGCTATTTCCGCTCCATCCCGTACGAACTGGAGGAATGCGCGCTGATCGACGGCGCCACGCGCTGGGAGATCCTGGTCAAGATCATCCTGCCGCTGGCGGTGCCGGGGCTGATCTCGGCCGGCATCTTCGCGTTCACGCTGTCGTGGAACGAGTTCATCTACGCGCTGACCTTCATCTCGTCGTCCGAGGTCAAGACCGTGCCGGTGGGCATCGTCACCGAACTGGTGGAAGGCGATGTCTACCACTGGGGCGCGCTGATGGCCGGCGCGCTGCTGGGATCGCTGCCGGTGGCGGTGGTCTACTCGTTCTTCGTCGAGTACTACGTGTCGGGCATGACCGGGGCGGTCAAGGAATAG
- a CDS encoding IlvD/Edd family dehydratase gives MKDDDNPSGAPKRRSQAWFGRLDRDGFIYRSWLKNRGIPHDQFDGRPVIGICNTYSELTPCNSHFRTLADQVKTGVWEAGGFPLEFPVMSLGETMLRPTAMLFRNLASMDVEESIRGNPIDGVVLLMGCDKTTPALMMGAASVDLPTIGISGGPMLSGKFRGQELGSGTDVWKMSEEVRAGHMSQEDFFEAEGCMHRSHGHCMTMGTASTMACMVESLGMALPGNAAIPAVDGRRNILARASGRRIVQMVKDNLVMSKILTRQAFENAIKVNAAIGGSTNAVIHLLAIAGRIGVELNLDDWDALGHALPCLVDLQPSGRHLMEDFYYAGGLPAVIRELGPVLHRDAPTVNGRTLWDNCKDAPNWNREVIHAFDDPFKPHAGIAVLRGNLCPDGAVIKPSAATPALLRHTGRAVVFEDSEHMHARIEDESLDVDETCVLVLKNCGPRGYPGMAEAGNMPLPPKILRKGITDMVRISDARMSGTAYGTVVLHVAPEAAAGGPLALVRDGDMVELDVEARRLHLHVDDAELARRRAAWQPPEPPMERGWTRLYFDHVQQANRGADLDFLVGKSGPFVPKDNH, from the coding sequence GTGAAGGACGACGACAATCCGTCCGGTGCGCCCAAGCGGCGCAGCCAGGCATGGTTCGGCCGCCTTGACCGCGATGGCTTCATCTATCGGTCGTGGCTCAAGAACCGCGGCATTCCGCACGACCAGTTCGATGGCCGGCCGGTCATCGGCATCTGCAACACCTATTCCGAGCTCACCCCCTGTAATTCGCACTTCCGGACGCTGGCCGACCAGGTCAAGACCGGCGTGTGGGAAGCCGGCGGCTTTCCGCTCGAATTCCCGGTGATGTCGCTGGGCGAGACCATGCTGCGCCCCACGGCCATGCTGTTCCGCAATCTGGCCAGCATGGACGTCGAGGAATCGATTCGCGGCAACCCCATCGACGGCGTGGTGCTGCTGATGGGCTGCGACAAGACCACGCCGGCGCTGATGATGGGCGCGGCGTCGGTGGACCTGCCCACCATCGGCATCTCGGGCGGCCCGATGCTCAGCGGCAAGTTTCGCGGCCAGGAGCTGGGCTCCGGCACCGACGTCTGGAAGATGTCCGAGGAAGTGCGCGCCGGGCATATGTCGCAGGAGGATTTCTTCGAGGCCGAAGGCTGCATGCACCGGTCTCACGGCCACTGCATGACGATGGGCACGGCGTCCACCATGGCGTGCATGGTCGAATCGCTGGGCATGGCGCTGCCCGGCAACGCCGCCATCCCGGCCGTGGACGGGCGCCGCAACATCCTGGCCCGCGCGTCGGGCCGGCGCATCGTCCAGATGGTCAAGGACAACCTGGTCATGTCGAAGATCCTGACGCGCCAGGCGTTCGAGAACGCGATCAAGGTCAACGCCGCGATTGGCGGGTCCACCAACGCGGTGATCCACCTGCTGGCCATCGCCGGGCGCATCGGCGTGGAACTGAACCTGGACGACTGGGACGCGCTGGGCCATGCCCTGCCCTGTCTGGTCGATCTCCAGCCATCGGGCCGGCATCTGATGGAGGATTTCTATTACGCGGGCGGCCTGCCCGCCGTGATCCGCGAGCTGGGCCCTGTGCTGCACCGCGACGCGCCCACCGTCAACGGCCGGACGCTCTGGGACAACTGCAAGGACGCCCCGAACTGGAACCGCGAGGTCATCCACGCGTTCGACGACCCGTTCAAGCCCCACGCCGGCATTGCCGTGCTGCGCGGCAACCTGTGTCCCGATGGCGCCGTGATCAAGCCGTCGGCCGCCACGCCGGCGCTGCTGCGCCACACGGGCCGCGCGGTGGTATTCGAGGACAGCGAGCACATGCACGCCCGCATCGAGGACGAATCGCTCGACGTGGACGAAACCTGCGTGCTGGTGCTGAAGAACTGCGGCCCGCGCGGCTATCCGGGCATGGCCGAGGCCGGCAACATGCCGCTGCCGCCCAAGATCCTGCGCAAGGGCATCACCGACATGGTCCGCATCTCCGACGCCCGCATGAGCGGCACGGCCTACGGCACCGTGGTGCTGCACGTGGCGCCCGAGGCCGCCGCCGGCGGCCCGCTGGCGCTGGTGCGCGATGGCGACATGGTCGAGCTGGACGTGGAGGCGCGCCGGCTGCACCTGCACGTCGACGATGCCGAACTGGCCCGCCGCCGCGCCGCCTGGCAGCCGCCCGAGCCGCCGATGGAACGCGGCTGGACGCGGCTTTACTTCGATCACGTCCAGCAGGCCAACCGTGGCGCCGACCTGGACTTCCTGGTCGGCAAGAGCGGCCCCTTCGTGCCGAAGGACAATCACTGA
- a CDS encoding ABC transporter substrate-binding protein has protein sequence MSHSGNFTRRDFLVSTAAVAATTALGTPAHAATQLQYKPEAGAKLRVLRWKRFVQGDEDLWTANAKKFQDLTGVEVRIDNEGWEDVRPKAAVAASVGTGPDIVLGWFDDPQQYPDKLVDVTDVATYLGNKHGGWYDVCKKYGMHGGKWIALPLGVVGNALVYRESHVKAAGFDAIPKDTAGFLKLCQALKAKGTPPGFALGKAVGDGNNWAHWLLWSHGGMLVDTKGKVVVNSPETWAALEYAKQLYATFVPGTLSWQDPSNNKAFLDGQVSLTANGISVYYAAKNSKEPKLQEMAKDIQHAHFPIGKSGKPTELMQITQMMIFKYCKYPNAAKAFLQFMMEPEQYNPWMEAAIGYVSQPLKAYESNPIWTADPKHTVYRDAASLMLDNGHAGPLGTASAAAMADYIVLDMVAEAASGAKTPKEAAARAAQRAERYYKG, from the coding sequence ATGAGCCATTCCGGAAACTTCACCCGACGCGATTTCCTGGTATCGACGGCAGCCGTGGCCGCCACCACCGCGCTCGGCACGCCGGCCCACGCCGCCACCCAGCTCCAGTACAAGCCCGAGGCCGGCGCCAAGCTGCGCGTGCTGCGCTGGAAGCGCTTTGTGCAGGGCGACGAGGACCTCTGGACCGCCAACGCCAAGAAATTCCAGGACCTGACCGGCGTGGAGGTGCGCATCGACAACGAAGGCTGGGAAGACGTGCGGCCCAAGGCGGCCGTGGCGGCCAGCGTGGGCACCGGGCCGGACATCGTGCTGGGCTGGTTCGACGACCCGCAGCAGTACCCCGACAAGCTCGTCGACGTGACCGACGTGGCCACCTACCTGGGCAACAAGCACGGCGGCTGGTACGACGTCTGCAAGAAATACGGCATGCACGGCGGCAAGTGGATCGCGCTGCCGCTGGGCGTGGTGGGCAACGCGCTGGTCTACCGCGAAAGCCACGTCAAGGCGGCCGGCTTCGACGCCATCCCCAAGGACACGGCCGGCTTTCTGAAGCTGTGCCAGGCGCTCAAGGCCAAAGGCACGCCGCCGGGCTTCGCGCTGGGCAAGGCCGTGGGCGACGGCAACAACTGGGCGCACTGGCTGCTGTGGTCGCACGGCGGCATGCTGGTCGACACCAAGGGCAAGGTGGTGGTCAATTCGCCGGAAACCTGGGCCGCGCTGGAATACGCCAAGCAGCTCTACGCCACCTTCGTGCCGGGCACGCTGTCGTGGCAGGACCCGTCCAACAACAAGGCGTTCCTGGACGGGCAGGTCAGCCTGACCGCCAACGGCATCTCGGTCTACTACGCGGCCAAGAACTCGAAGGAGCCGAAGCTGCAGGAGATGGCCAAGGACATCCAGCACGCCCACTTTCCCATCGGCAAGAGCGGCAAGCCCACCGAGCTGATGCAGATTACCCAGATGATGATCTTCAAGTACTGCAAGTACCCGAACGCGGCCAAGGCGTTCCTGCAGTTCATGATGGAGCCCGAGCAGTACAACCCTTGGATGGAGGCCGCCATCGGCTACGTCAGCCAGCCGCTCAAGGCGTACGAGTCGAACCCGATCTGGACGGCCGACCCCAAGCACACCGTCTACCGCGACGCCGCGTCGCTGATGCTCGACAACGGCCACGCCGGCCCGCTGGGCACCGCGTCGGCCGCCGCCATGGCCGACTACATCGTGCTCGACATGGTGGCCGAGGCCGCCAGCGGCGCCAAGACGCCGAAGGAAGCCGCCGCCCGCGCCGCCCAGCGCGCCGAACGCTACTACAAGGGCTGA
- a CDS encoding ABC transporter ATP-binding protein: MASVQIRDVQKSFGGTQVIRGVSIDIADGEFTVLVGPSGCGKSTLLRMLAGLEEISGGEIAIGDRVVNRLPPKERDIAMVFQNYALYPHMSVYDNMAFSLKLAGVPRETIRAKVDKASGILGLGQLLDRYPRQLSGGQRQRVAMGRAIVRDPQVFLFDEPLSNLDAKLRVQMRAEIKELHQRLRTTSVYVTHDQIEAMTMADQIVVMRDGRVEQRGRPLDLYDHPDNLFVAGFIGSPAMNFVPGVLRRQNGAARVQFPDGTLLPAPAGLGDGAGADGQRVIYGVRPEHLACGAPGQGFPTTVTVVEPTGANTEVYSRFGETDFISVFRERHDFAAGQPLHLVPDPHHTHLFDAESGQALPRQPARQPQPVA, encoded by the coding sequence ATGGCATCGGTACAGATCCGCGATGTGCAGAAATCCTTCGGCGGCACGCAGGTGATACGCGGCGTCAGCATCGACATTGCCGACGGCGAGTTCACGGTGCTGGTGGGGCCGTCCGGCTGCGGCAAATCCACGCTGCTGCGGATGCTGGCCGGGCTGGAGGAGATCAGCGGCGGCGAGATCGCCATTGGCGACCGCGTGGTGAACCGGCTGCCGCCCAAGGAGCGCGACATCGCGATGGTGTTCCAGAACTACGCGCTCTACCCGCATATGTCGGTCTACGACAACATGGCGTTCTCGCTCAAGCTGGCCGGCGTGCCCAGGGAGACGATCCGGGCCAAGGTCGACAAGGCGTCCGGCATCCTGGGCCTGGGCCAGCTGCTGGACCGCTATCCGCGCCAGCTCTCGGGCGGCCAGCGCCAGCGCGTGGCCATGGGCCGGGCCATCGTGCGCGACCCGCAGGTGTTCCTGTTCGACGAGCCGCTGTCCAACCTGGACGCCAAGCTGCGCGTGCAGATGCGCGCCGAGATCAAGGAGCTGCACCAGCGGCTGCGCACCACGTCGGTCTACGTCACGCACGACCAGATCGAGGCGATGACGATGGCCGACCAGATCGTGGTGATGCGCGATGGCCGCGTGGAGCAGCGCGGCCGCCCGCTGGACCTCTACGACCACCCCGACAACCTGTTCGTGGCCGGCTTCATCGGTTCGCCGGCGATGAATTTCGTGCCCGGCGTACTGCGGCGCCAGAACGGCGCGGCCCGGGTGCAGTTTCCCGATGGCACGCTGCTGCCCGCACCGGCCGGCCTGGGCGACGGCGCCGGGGCCGACGGCCAGCGCGTGATCTATGGCGTGCGGCCCGAGCATCTGGCCTGTGGCGCGCCGGGCCAGGGGTTTCCGACCACGGTGACGGTGGTGGAGCCCACCGGCGCCAATACCGAGGTGTATTCGCGCTTTGGCGAGACCGATTTCATCTCGGTATTCCGCGAGCGCCATGATTTCGCGGCCGGCCAGCCGCTGCACCTGGTGCCCGATCCGCATCACACCCACCTGTTCGACGCCGAATCGGGACAGGCCCTGCCCCGCCAGCCCGCGCGGCAACCACAACCTGTGGCATGA
- a CDS encoding alpha/beta fold hydrolase gives MATLDAFVGLRPEDLVGTAQQIGAQCAQDPALLLDQQTQLAHDLWRVLDGTADAPPARDRRFADPEWHDNPLFRMPLQGYLAWRNAAAGLVSRSVMDARGKERAQYFTSLLFDALAPSNVLLGNPAALRETFDSCGLSLLAGMANLVTDALTNQGMPSQVDKTAFRVGQDLARTPGTVVFRNPVLELIQYTPVTARVHARPHLIVPPQVNKFYVFDLAPGKSIVEYLLAQELQVFAVSWRNPTAAERDWNLDTYVGALVEAIHAIRDITGCKDVNLHGACAGAMTMAALMGYCASSGQDLVHAATLMVAVFGLDEQSQLGLFATPEAVSTARRQSQARGVLDGEELGRMFAWMRPNDLVWNYWVNNYLLGKAPPAFDVLYWNNDTTRLPAGLHCQMLDMLSDNLLATPGGLTVLGQPIDLSRVTCDTYVLAGATDHITPWQGVFRSAQALGGDTEFVLCSSGHIQSLVNPPGNARVKFFVNGAASADPETWLAGADAHDGSWWGHWSAWLRQRSGRKRKAPTSAGSARHAPCGDAPGRYVLEA, from the coding sequence ATGGCGACGCTCGACGCCTTTGTGGGACTGCGTCCGGAGGATCTGGTCGGCACGGCGCAGCAGATTGGCGCCCAGTGCGCGCAGGACCCGGCGCTGCTGCTCGACCAGCAGACCCAACTGGCCCATGACCTGTGGCGCGTGCTGGACGGCACGGCCGACGCCCCGCCGGCGCGCGACCGCCGCTTTGCCGACCCCGAGTGGCACGACAACCCGCTGTTCCGCATGCCGCTGCAGGGCTACCTGGCCTGGCGCAACGCCGCCGCGGGCCTGGTCAGCCGGTCCGTGATGGACGCACGCGGCAAGGAGCGCGCGCAGTACTTCACGTCGCTGCTGTTCGACGCACTGGCGCCCAGCAACGTGCTGCTGGGCAATCCCGCCGCGCTGCGCGAGACGTTCGATTCGTGCGGGCTGAGCCTGCTGGCCGGCATGGCCAATCTGGTGACGGACGCGCTGACCAACCAGGGCATGCCGTCCCAGGTCGACAAGACCGCCTTCCGCGTGGGCCAGGACCTGGCCCGCACGCCGGGCACCGTGGTGTTCCGCAACCCGGTGCTGGAGCTGATCCAGTACACGCCGGTGACGGCCAGGGTACACGCCCGGCCGCACCTGATCGTGCCGCCCCAGGTGAACAAGTTCTACGTCTTCGACCTGGCGCCGGGCAAGAGCATCGTGGAATACCTGCTGGCGCAGGAGTTGCAGGTGTTTGCCGTGAGCTGGCGCAACCCGACGGCGGCCGAGCGGGACTGGAACCTGGACACCTATGTGGGCGCGCTGGTCGAGGCGATCCACGCCATCCGCGACATCACCGGCTGCAAGGACGTGAACCTGCACGGCGCGTGCGCCGGTGCCATGACGATGGCCGCGCTGATGGGCTATTGCGCCAGCAGCGGGCAGGACCTCGTGCACGCCGCCACGCTGATGGTGGCGGTGTTCGGCCTGGACGAGCAATCGCAGCTGGGCCTGTTCGCCACGCCGGAGGCCGTGAGCACGGCGCGGCGGCAGAGCCAGGCCCGGGGCGTGCTCGATGGCGAGGAACTGGGCCGCATGTTCGCGTGGATGCGGCCCAATGACCTGGTGTGGAACTACTGGGTCAACAACTACCTGCTCGGCAAGGCGCCGCCCGCGTTCGACGTGCTGTACTGGAACAACGACACGACGCGGCTGCCGGCCGGCCTGCATTGCCAGATGCTCGACATGCTGTCCGACAACCTGCTCGCCACGCCGGGCGGCCTGACCGTGCTGGGGCAGCCCATCGACCTGTCCCGCGTCACGTGCGACACGTACGTGCTGGCCGGCGCGACCGATCACATCACGCCGTGGCAGGGCGTGTTCCGCTCCGCGCAGGCGCTGGGTGGCGACACCGAGTTCGTGCTCTGTTCCAGCGGCCATATCCAGAGCCTGGTCAACCCGCCCGGCAATGCCAGGGTGAAATTCTTCGTGAACGGCGCGGCGTCGGCCGATCCGGAAACCTGGCTGGCCGGCGCCGACGCGCACGACGGCTCCTGGTGGGGCCACTGGAGCGCCTGGCTCCGGCAACGCTCCGGGCGCAAGCGCAAGGCTCCCACGTCGGCCGGCAGCGCCCGCCACGCGCCCTGTGGCGACGCGCCGGGCCGCTACGTGCTGGAAGCCTGA
- a CDS encoding acyl-CoA dehydrogenase has protein sequence MSYTAPTKDMMFVIQELAGLTDIATLPGFGDATPETVEAVLEEAARFHGQVLAPLNAAGDRAPSRWEDGQVRTTAGFRDAFRQFGEGGWQGIVHPTEFGGQGLPKLVATPCIEMMNAANMSFGLCPLLTDGAIEALLTAGSDTLKQRYLPRLIAGEWTGTMNLTEPQAGSDLSLVRSRAVPQADGSYKVSGTKIFITYGEHDMAENIVHLVLARTPDAPEGVKGISLFLVPKFLVNDDGSLGARNDVECVSIEHKLGIKASPTAVLQFGDNGGATGYLIGELHRGLEYMFVMMNAARFGVGVQGIAISDRAYQQAVAYAKDRVQSRPVDGSAQEAVPIIRHPDVRRMLTEMRALTEGARALALVAAGYADIAHGAADAQTRASYAAAYEYLVPIIKGWSTEMSVEVTSLGVQVHGGMGFIEETGAAQHYRDARILPIYEGTTAIQANDLVGRKTVRDGGAAARALLAQIDDTLAALAERGADPACRAMYGRLSAAHTALGNAVDFIVATARTDPNAVFGVSVAYLKLAGIVLTGWQMARALVVATDRRDEDPDFYGAKVATAAFFANHILVRAPGLEAAITCAAGTDGYLAISDAQF, from the coding sequence ATGAGCTATACCGCACCCACCAAGGACATGATGTTTGTCATCCAGGAACTGGCCGGACTGACAGATATCGCCACGCTGCCCGGTTTCGGGGACGCCACGCCGGAGACGGTGGAAGCCGTGCTCGAAGAGGCCGCGCGGTTCCACGGCCAGGTGCTGGCGCCGCTGAACGCGGCCGGCGACCGGGCGCCCAGTCGCTGGGAAGACGGCCAGGTGCGCACGACGGCCGGCTTTCGCGACGCCTTCCGGCAGTTTGGCGAAGGCGGCTGGCAAGGCATCGTCCATCCGACCGAGTTCGGGGGGCAGGGCCTGCCGAAGCTGGTGGCCACGCCGTGCATCGAAATGATGAACGCGGCGAACATGTCGTTCGGGCTGTGCCCGCTGCTGACCGATGGCGCCATCGAGGCGCTGCTGACGGCCGGCTCCGACACCCTGAAGCAGCGCTACCTGCCGCGCCTGATTGCCGGCGAGTGGACCGGCACGATGAACCTGACCGAGCCGCAGGCCGGCTCGGACCTGTCGCTGGTGCGATCGCGCGCCGTGCCGCAGGCCGATGGCAGCTACAAGGTGTCGGGCACCAAGATCTTCATCACCTACGGCGAGCACGACATGGCCGAGAACATCGTCCATCTGGTGCTGGCCCGCACGCCCGACGCGCCCGAGGGCGTGAAGGGTATCTCACTGTTCCTGGTGCCGAAGTTCCTGGTCAACGACGACGGCTCGCTGGGCGCGCGCAACGACGTGGAATGCGTGTCGATCGAGCACAAGCTGGGCATCAAGGCCAGCCCCACGGCCGTGCTGCAGTTTGGCGACAACGGCGGCGCCACGGGCTACCTGATCGGCGAGCTGCACCGTGGGCTGGAGTACATGTTCGTGATGATGAACGCCGCGCGGTTTGGTGTGGGCGTGCAGGGCATCGCCATTTCCGACCGGGCGTACCAGCAGGCGGTGGCCTATGCAAAGGACCGCGTGCAGAGCCGGCCGGTGGACGGATCGGCCCAAGAGGCGGTGCCGATCATCCGCCATCCCGACGTGCGCCGCATGCTGACCGAGATGCGCGCGTTGACCGAAGGCGCCCGGGCGCTGGCGCTGGTGGCGGCGGGGTACGCCGATATCGCGCACGGCGCCGCCGATGCGCAGACGCGGGCGTCATATGCGGCGGCCTACGAGTACCTGGTGCCGATCATCAAGGGCTGGAGCACCGAGATGTCGGTCGAAGTGACCAGCCTGGGCGTGCAGGTGCACGGCGGCATGGGTTTCATCGAGGAAACCGGCGCCGCGCAGCATTACCGCGATGCCCGGATTCTGCCGATTTACGAAGGCACCACGGCCATCCAGGCCAATGACCTCGTCGGCCGAAAGACCGTGCGCGATGGCGGCGCGGCCGCCCGCGCGCTGCTGGCCCAGATCGACGATACGCTGGCCGCGCTGGCCGAGCGGGGCGCCGACCCGGCCTGCCGCGCGATGTATGGCCGGCTGAGCGCGGCCCACACGGCGCTGGGCAACGCCGTCGATTTCATCGTCGCCACCGCGCGTACCGACCCCAATGCGGTGTTCGGCGTCAGCGTCGCCTACCTGAAGCTGGCCGGCATCGTGCTGACGGGCTGGCAGATGGCGCGCGCGCTGGTCGTGGCCACGGACCGCCGCGACGAAGACCCCGATTTCTACGGCGCCAAGGTGGCCACGGCTGCGTTCTTCGCCAACCACATCCTGGTGCGCGCACCGGGGCTGGAGGCGGCCATCACCTGCGCCGCCGGCACCGACGGCTACCTCGCCATCAGCGACGCGCAGTTCTGA
- a CDS encoding phasin family protein, protein METSNTASTSAPHKRLFDFVKHNRLNPAAILESRRKDVEALASVNLTLLSGLQSLVRLQAEYLCGTAADLQSLGSARQGDDAKAAPVRVTELLPLSLNKAVAGLRGMSDTVYKAQADSFAVVGKRLAENVEEVKSVLRPRQ, encoded by the coding sequence ATGGAAACCAGCAACACCGCCAGCACGTCCGCGCCGCACAAGCGGCTGTTCGACTTCGTCAAGCACAACCGGCTGAACCCGGCCGCCATCCTGGAATCGCGCCGCAAGGACGTGGAGGCGCTGGCCAGCGTGAACCTGACGCTGCTGTCGGGCCTGCAATCGCTGGTCCGGCTGCAGGCCGAGTACCTGTGCGGCACGGCGGCCGACCTGCAATCGCTGGGGTCGGCAAGGCAGGGCGACGACGCCAAGGCGGCGCCCGTGCGCGTGACCGAACTGCTGCCGCTGAGCCTGAACAAGGCCGTGGCCGGGCTGCGCGGCATGAGCGACACCGTGTACAAGGCGCAGGCCGACAGCTTCGCCGTGGTCGGCAAGCGGCTGGCCGAGAACGTCGAGGAAGTGAAGAGCGTGCTGCGTCCGCGGCAGTAA